The Neofelis nebulosa isolate mNeoNeb1 chromosome 16, mNeoNeb1.pri, whole genome shotgun sequence genome includes a window with the following:
- the TSPOAP1 gene encoding peripheral-type benzodiazepine receptor-associated protein 1 isoform X8 yields MEQLTPLPQLGDPRAMEPWALPAWQNWTPGQGSEPGGAAPSIAEIPAAGQVGELRPGESSEPEPEGAQSPGAMGGIDPEGTKTGLSSLGHQAASSRPSCPRLEDEEVEALPKGKLSMGFGDRPNPELLRALGELQQRCAILKEENQMLRKSSFPETEEKVRRLKRKNAELAVIAKRLEERARKLQETNLKVVSAPVPRPGASLELCREALAHQRARDLSETASALLAKDKQIAALQRECRELQARLTLVGKEGPQWLHVRDFDRLLRESQREVLRLQRQIALRNQQEPPPPPRPPGPAAPARAGAPAPGAPGEARPQEDVENPPTGLGEPEKQQRVQQLESELSKKRKKCESLEQEARKKQRRCEELELQLREAQNENARLVEENSRLSGRATEKEQVEWENAELRGQLLGVTQERDSALRKSQGLQSKLESLEQVLKHMREVAQRRQQLEVEHEQARISLQEKQEEVRRLQQAQAEAKREHEGAVQLLESTLDSMQVRVRELEEQCRSQTERFSLLAQELQAFRLHPGPLDLLTSALGYSTLGDHPPPPCCCSTPHPCRGSGPKDLDLPPGSPGRCTPKSSEPAPATVVGVPRRTAKKAESLSNSSRSESVHNSPKSCPTPEVDTASEVEELEADSVSLLPAAPEGSRGGARIQVFLARYSYNPFEGPNENPEAELPLTAGEYIYIYGNMDEDGFFEGELMDGRRGLVPSNFVERVSDDDLLTSLPPELADLSHSSGPELSFLSAGGGGSSSGGQSSGGRSQPRPEDEAAGDELSLSPQTEGLGGPPAVPYPRGLVVLRQLAHSVVLAWEPPPERVELRGYHICVNGELHQALGPGVPPKAVLENLDLRAGPLRVSVQALTSQGSSDPLRCCLVVGTRAGVVPSQLRVHRLTATSAEITWVPGNSNLAHAVYLNGEECPPARPSTYWATFCHLRPGTLYQARVEAQLPPRESWEPGWERPEQRAATLQFTTLPAGPPDAPLDVQIEPGPSPGILIISWLPVTIDAAGTSNGVRVTGYAIYADAQKIMEVASPTAGSVLVELSQLQLMQVCREVAVRTMSPHGESADSIPAPVPPALVAACLPATVSCPSPQPGSEARPPLAPASPGPGDPRSPLRRPDPHGTREPPGAPPASPPGEAAKGSPEEPPAPCSQEEAGAAVLGTSEDGRAREPAVGERAPDPAASPLAQEEALLAPCSTQGALAQRVPCAEACRGGEAGSGLRPRTEREDTAELGVRLVNSLVDHGRNSDLSDIQEEEEEEEEEEEEDLSSRTCSFQKQVVGNSIGENGAKATETGEPRGQDSSGRRGPLRRGAQAPRTGGTELASLRSPPAEAPVYQDLPVRAFVALFDYDPVSMSPNPDAGEEELPFREGQILKVFGDKDADGFYRGEGGGRTGYIPCNMVAEVAVDSPTERQQLLQRGYLSPDILTEGSGNGPFVYSTARTAGPPPKPRRSKKAEAEGSAQLCAGHPQQVSSASLKSSRSMVAAFDYNPRESSPNMDVEAELPFRAGDIITVFGDMDDDGFYYGELNGQRGLVPSNFLEGPGPEAGSSDREPGTSQAESQDWASSAQGPLLPRVWSCAPGPGSFPTIELGGPQGTSEKVWGLLSKGKQLLRKLGSGKKE; encoded by the exons ATGGAGCAACTGACACCTCTCCCACAGCTGGGGGACCCCAGAGCCATGGAGCCGTGGGCCCTGCCCGCCTGGCAGAACTGGACTCCAGGCCAGGGGAGCGAACCCGGAGGCGCAGCCCCAAGCATTGCTGAGATTCCGGCAGCTGGGCAGGTTGGAGAGCTGAGGCCCGGGGAGAGCTCCGAGCCGGAGCCTGAGGGAGCCCAGAGCCCCGGGGCTATGGGGGGCATTGACCCTGAAGGAACCAAAACCGGGCTGAGCAGCCTGGGGCACCAAGCAGCAAGCTCCAGACCCAGCTGCCCGAGGCTGGAGGACGAGGAGGTGGAGGCTCTCCCTAAG GGCAAGCTGAGCATGGGCTTTGGGGACAGGCCCAATCCGGAGCTGCTGAGGGCCCTGGGGGAGCTGCAGCAGCGCTGTGCCATCCTTAAGGAGGAAAATCAGATGCTG AGGAAGAGCAGCTTCCCTGAGACAGAGGAGAAGGTGCGGAGGCTGAAGCGGAAGAATGCCGAGCTGGCGGTCATTGCCAAGCGTCTGGAGGAGAGGGCCCGGAAGCTGCAGGAGACTAACCTGAAGGTG GTGAGTGCCCCTGTGCCCCGTCCTGGGGCCAGCTTGGAGTTGTGCCGGGAGGCCCTGGCCCATCAGCGAGCCCGGGACCTCAGTGAGACAGCCAGCGCCCTGCTGGCGAAGGACAAGCAGATTGCTGCCTTGCAGCGGGAGTGCAGGGAGCTGCAGGCCAGGCTCACCCTGGTTGGCAAG GAGGGCCCCCAGTGGCTCCACGTGAGGGACTTCGACCGGCTGCTCCGCGAGTCCCAGCGGGAGGTGCTGCGGCTGCAGAGGCAGATCGCCCTGCGCAACCAGCAGGAgccacccccgccgccccggcccccgGGCCCCGCTGCCCCGGCCAGAGCAGGGGCGCCCGCCCCCGGCGCCCCGGGAGAG GCCAGGCCCCAAGAGGATGTGGAAAACCCACCCACGGGCCTAGGGGAGCCAGAGAAACAGCAGAGGGTGCAGCAGCTG GAGTCAGAGCTCAGCAAGAAGCGAAAGAAATGCGAGAGCCTGGAGCAGGAAGCCCGGAAAAAGCAGAGGCGATGTGAGGAGCTG GAACTGCAGCTGAGAGAAGCCCAGAACGAGAATGCCCGCCTCGTGGAGGAGAATTCTCGGCTCAGTGGGAGAGCCACGGAAAAAGAGCAG GTGGAGTGGGAGAATGCAGAGCTGAGGGGCCAGCTCCTGGGGGTGACACAGGAGAGGGACTCGGCCCTTCGCAAGAGCCAGGGCCTGCAGAGCAAGCTGGAGAGCCTGGAGCAGGTGCTGAAG CACATGCGGGAGGTGGCCCAGAGGAGGCAGCAGCTCGAGGTGGAGCATGAGCAGGCTCGGATCAGCCtgcaggagaagcaggaggaggtcCGGAGGCTgcagcag GCCCAGGCAGAAGCCAAGAGGGAACATGAAGGGGCTGTGCAGCTGCTGGAG TCGACCCTGGATTCCATGCAG GTCCGGGTTCGAGAGCTGGAAGAGCAGTGCCGCAGCCAAACAGAGCGCTTCAGCCTCCTGGCACAGGAGCTCCAGGCCTTCCGCCTGCACCCTGGCCCCTTGGATCTACTCACCTCTGCCTTGGGCTACAGTACCCTTGGGGaccacccaccacccccctgcTGCTgctctaccccccacccctgccgtgGGTCTGGCCCCAAAG ACCTTGACCTCCCTCCGGGCTCTCCTGGGCGCTGCACCCCAAAGTCTTCTGAGCCTGCCCCTGCAACCGTTGTCGGGGTCCCTCGAAGGACGGCCAAGAAGGCAGAGTCCCTCTCCAACTCCTCTCGCTCTGAATCCGTCCACAACAGCCCTAAGTCATGCCCCACACCCGAG GTGGACACAGCCAGTGAGGTGGAGGAGCTGGAGGCAGACAGTGTCTCCCTGCTCCCAGCAGCACCGGAGGGCAGCCGCGGAGGAGCCAGGATCCAGGTGTTCCTAGCACGCTATAG CTACAACCCCTTCGAGGGCCCCAATGAGAACCCAGAGGCAGAGCTTCCGCTTACTGCTGGCGAGTACATCTACATCTATGGCAACATGGACGAGGATGGCTTTTTTGAAG GGGAGCTCATGGATGGCCGAAGGGGCCTGGTCCCTTCCAATTTTGTAGAGCGTGTGTCCGACGATGACCTCCTGACCTCCCTCCCTCCGGAGCTGGCCGATTTGTCCCACAGCTCAGGCCCCGAACTCAGTTTCCTGAGTGCAGGCGGGGGTGGCAGCAGTAGCGGGGGCCAGAGCAGCGGGGGACGCAGCCAGCCCAGACCTGAGGACGAGGCTGCGGGGGACGAGCTCAGTCTGAGCCCCCAGACTGAGGGCCTGGGCGGGCCCCCTGCTGTGCCTTACCCACGGGGTCTGGTGGTCCTCAGGCAGCTGGCCCACAGTGTGGTGCTGGCCTGGGAGCCGCCTCCTGAGCGAGTGGAGTTACGCGGCTACCATATCTGCGTGAACGGGGAGCTGCATCAGGCCCTGGGGCCGGGGGTGCCCCCCAAGGCTGTGCTCGAGAACCTGGACCTGCGGGCCGGGCCCCTCCGTGTTTCTGTGCAGGCCCTGACCAGCCAGGGCAGCTCCGACCCTCTGCGCTGTTGCTTGGTGGTGGGTACCCGGGCCGGGGTGGTACCTAGCCAGCTGCGGGTCCATCGACTGACAGCCACGTCTGCTGAGATCACCTGGGTGCCCGGCAATAGCAACTTGGCCCATGCCGTCTACCTCAATGGGGAAGAGTGCCCCCCTGCCCGCCCCAGCACCTACTGGGCCACCTTCTGTCACCTGCGGCCTGGTACTCTCTATCAGGCCCGAGTGGAGGCTCAGCTCCCACCTCGAGAGTCCTGGGAACCAGGCTGGGAAAGGCCGGAGCAGCGGGCTGCCACCCTGCAGTTCACCACACTCCCAGCAG GCCCACCTGATGCCCCCCTGGATGTGCAGATTGAGCCGGGACCCTCCCCTGGAATCTTGATCATCAGCTGGCTCCCAGTAACAATTGATGCTGCTGGCACTTCCAATGGCGTCCGGGTCACAGGCTATGCCATCTATGCTGATGCGCAAAAG ATCATGGAGGTGGCGTCCCCCACGGCAGGCAGCGTGCTGGTGGAGCTGTCCCAGCTGCAGCTGATGCAAGTGTGCCGTGAGGTGGCTGTGCGCACCATGTCACCCCACGGCGAGTCAGCTGACTCCATTCCAGCTCCTGTCCCCCCAGCCCTAGTGGCAGCCTGCCTACCAGCCACGGTCTCTTGCCCCTCACCGCAGCCGGGCTCGGAAGCCAGACCACCCCTTGCTCCAGCCTCCCCGGGGCCTGGAGACCCCCGCTCTCCCCTCCGGCGCCCTGACCCCCACGGAACTCGAGAGCCCCCTGGGGCCCCCCCAGCAAGCCCTCCCGGAGAGGCAGCAAAAGGATCCCCCGAGGAGCCCCCAGCACCTTGCTCCCAG gaggaggctggggcagcTGTGCTGGGCACCTCAGAGGACGGGAGGGCCCGCGAGCCAGCTGTGGGAGAGAGAGCTCCTGACCCTGCAGCTTCACCGCTGGCCCAGGAAGAGGCCCTTCTGGCACCCTGCTCCACCCAAGGAGCTCTCGCCCAGCGGGTGCCCTGTGCTGAGGCCTGCCGCGGAGGAGAGGCAGGGTCTGGGCTGAGGCCCAGGACTGAG AGGGAGGACACGGCAGAGCTCGGGGTCCGTCTGGTGAACTCCCTTGTGGACCATGGCCGCAATTCCGATCTCTCAGACAtccaagaggaggaggaggaggaggaggaggaggaggaagaggacctGAGTTCCAGGACTTGCTCTTTCCAGAAGCAGGTTGTTGGCAACAGCATCGGGGAGAATGGGGCCAAG GCAACAGAGACTGGGGAGCCCAGAGGGCAGGACAGCTCTGGGCGGAGGGGCCCCCTGCGGAGAGgggcccaggcccccaggacgGGCGGTACCGAGTTGG CCTCTCTGAGGAGCCCCCCGGCAGAAGCGCCGGTTTACCAGGACCTACCTGTCCGGGCCTTTGTGGCTCTGTTTGACTATGACCCGGTGTCAATGTCACCCAACCCTGACGCTGGGGAAGAGGAGCTCCCCTTCCGGGAGGGCCAGATCCTGAAG GTGTTTGGGGACAAGGATGCCGATGGCTTCTACCGCGGTGAAGGTGGGGGTCGGACAGGCTACATCCCCTGCAACATGGTGGCTGAGGTGGCTGTGGACAGTCCCACAGAGAGACAGCAGCTGCTCCAGCGGGGTTATTTGTCCCCAGATATTCTCACTGAAGGCTCAG GGAATGGTCCCTTTGTGTACTCTACAGCCCGCACAGCTGGGCCTCCCCCCAAGCCCCGCCGCTCCAAGAAAG CTGAGGCAGAAGGCTCTGCCCAACTCTGTGCAG GCCACCCCCAGCAGGTCTCCTCTGCCAGCTTGAAATCCTCCCGTTCCATGGTGGCTGCATTTGACTACAACCCTCGGGAGAGCTCCCCCAACATGGATGTGGAG GCAGAGCTGCCCTTCCGGGCAGGCGACATCATTACTGTGTTCGGTGACATGGACGATGATGGTTTCTACTAT GGGGAGCTCAATGGACAGAGGGGCTTGGTTCCATCCAACTTCCTGGAGGGCCCTGGACCTGAGGCGGGCAGCTCAGACAGGGAGCCTGGGACATCCCAGGCCGAGAGTCAG GACTGGGCCAGCTCAGCACAAGGGCCCCTACTGCCCAGAGTCTGGTCCTGTGCCCCTGGCCCTGGCAGCTTCCCCACAATTGAACTGGGGGGGCCACAGGGCACAAGCGAGAAGGTGTGGGGTCTCCTCTCCAAGGGAAAGCAGCTCCTAAGGAAACTGGGCTCTGGGAAGAAGGAGTGA
- the TSPOAP1 gene encoding peripheral-type benzodiazepine receptor-associated protein 1 isoform X7, whose product MEQLTPLPQLGDPRAMEPWALPAWQNWTPGQGSEPGGAAPSIAEIPAAGQVGELRPGESSEPEPEGAQSPGAMGGIDPEGTKTGLSSLGHQAASSRPSCPRLEDEEVEALPKGKLSMGFGDRPNPELLRALGELQQRCAILKEENQMLRKSSFPETEEKVRRLKRKNAELAVIAKRLEERARKLQETNLKVVSAPVPRPGASLELCREALAHQRARDLSETASALLAKDKQIAALQRECRELQARLTLVGKEGPQWLHVRDFDRLLRESQREVLRLQRQIALRNQQEPPPPPRPPGPAAPARAGAPAPGAPGEARPQEDVENPPTGLGEPEKQQRVQQLESELSKKRKKCESLEQEARKKQRRCEELELQLREAQNENARLVEENSRLSGRATEKEQVEWENAELRGQLLGVTQERDSALRKSQGLQSKLESLEQVLKHMREVAQRRQQLEVEHEQARISLQEKQEEVRRLQQAQAEAKREHEGAVQLLESTLDSMQVRVRELEEQCRSQTERFSLLAQELQAFRLHPGPLDLLTSALGYSTLGDHPPPPCCCSTPHPCRGSGPKDLDLPPGSPGRCTPKSSEPAPATVVGVPRRTAKKAESLSNSSRSESVHNSPKSCPTPEVDTASEVEELEADSVSLLPAAPEGSRGGARIQVFLARYSYNPFEGPNENPEAELPLTAGEYIYIYGNMDEDGFFEGELMDGRRGLVPSNFVERVSDDDLLTSLPPELADLSHSSGPELSFLSAGGGGSSSGGQSSGGRSQPRPEDEAAGDELSLSPQTEGLGGPPAVPYPRGLVVLRQLAHSVVLAWEPPPERVELRGYHICVNGELHQALGPGVPPKAVLENLDLRAGPLRVSVQALTSQGSSDPLRCCLVVGTRAGVVPSQLRVHRLTATSAEITWVPGNSNLAHAVYLNGEECPPARPSTYWATFCHLRPGTLYQARVEAQLPPRESWEPGWERPEQRAATLQFTTLPAGPPDAPLDVQIEPGPSPGILIISWLPVTIDAAGTSNGVRVTGYAIYADAQKIMEVASPTAGSVLVELSQLQLMQVCREVAVRTMSPHGESADSIPAPVPPALVAACLPATVSCPSPQPGSEARPPLAPASPGPGDPRSPLRRPDPHGTREPPGAPPASPPGEAAKGSPEEPPAPCSQEEAGAAVLGTSEDGRAREPAVGERAPDPAASPLAQEEALLAPCSTQGALAQRVPCAEACRGGEAGSGLRPRTEREDTAELGVRLVNSLVDHGRNSDLSDIQEEEEEEEEEEEEDLSSRTCSFQKQVVGNSIGENGAKPQPQPDPFCETDSDEEILEQILELPLQQFCSKKLFSIPEEEEEEDEEDEGEDEEDEERPGAGCSSRDPGPPESALLGLGCDSGQPRGPGLCPLSPEPCRGGDRLEDILGLVGGSIRRKGSGSPEKPPNRRRSPDPREHCSRLLSNGGPQASGRPGPTRERGSPPVGEGTKGVPEAGGRGRPAPSRRCSRGRAPESSLASCFSPKCLEISIEYDSEDEQEAGSGGISITSSCYPGDGEAWGTAPIGRSRGPLKANSGPTPYPRLSAWEKGEPERRGRGATGRAKEPPSRATETGEPRGQDSSGRRGPLRRGAQAPRTGGTELASLRSPPAEAPVYQDLPVRAFVALFDYDPVSMSPNPDAGEEELPFREGQILKVFGDKDADGFYRGEGGGRTGYIPCNMVAEVAVDSPTERQQLLQRGYLSPDILTEGSGNGPFVYSTARTAGPPPKPRRSKKAEAEGSAQLCAGHPQQVSSASLKSSRSMVAAFDYNPRESSPNMDVEDWASSAQGPLLPRVWSCAPGPGSFPTIELGGPQGTSEKVWGLLSKGKQLLRKLGSGKKE is encoded by the exons ATGGAGCAACTGACACCTCTCCCACAGCTGGGGGACCCCAGAGCCATGGAGCCGTGGGCCCTGCCCGCCTGGCAGAACTGGACTCCAGGCCAGGGGAGCGAACCCGGAGGCGCAGCCCCAAGCATTGCTGAGATTCCGGCAGCTGGGCAGGTTGGAGAGCTGAGGCCCGGGGAGAGCTCCGAGCCGGAGCCTGAGGGAGCCCAGAGCCCCGGGGCTATGGGGGGCATTGACCCTGAAGGAACCAAAACCGGGCTGAGCAGCCTGGGGCACCAAGCAGCAAGCTCCAGACCCAGCTGCCCGAGGCTGGAGGACGAGGAGGTGGAGGCTCTCCCTAAG GGCAAGCTGAGCATGGGCTTTGGGGACAGGCCCAATCCGGAGCTGCTGAGGGCCCTGGGGGAGCTGCAGCAGCGCTGTGCCATCCTTAAGGAGGAAAATCAGATGCTG AGGAAGAGCAGCTTCCCTGAGACAGAGGAGAAGGTGCGGAGGCTGAAGCGGAAGAATGCCGAGCTGGCGGTCATTGCCAAGCGTCTGGAGGAGAGGGCCCGGAAGCTGCAGGAGACTAACCTGAAGGTG GTGAGTGCCCCTGTGCCCCGTCCTGGGGCCAGCTTGGAGTTGTGCCGGGAGGCCCTGGCCCATCAGCGAGCCCGGGACCTCAGTGAGACAGCCAGCGCCCTGCTGGCGAAGGACAAGCAGATTGCTGCCTTGCAGCGGGAGTGCAGGGAGCTGCAGGCCAGGCTCACCCTGGTTGGCAAG GAGGGCCCCCAGTGGCTCCACGTGAGGGACTTCGACCGGCTGCTCCGCGAGTCCCAGCGGGAGGTGCTGCGGCTGCAGAGGCAGATCGCCCTGCGCAACCAGCAGGAgccacccccgccgccccggcccccgGGCCCCGCTGCCCCGGCCAGAGCAGGGGCGCCCGCCCCCGGCGCCCCGGGAGAG GCCAGGCCCCAAGAGGATGTGGAAAACCCACCCACGGGCCTAGGGGAGCCAGAGAAACAGCAGAGGGTGCAGCAGCTG GAGTCAGAGCTCAGCAAGAAGCGAAAGAAATGCGAGAGCCTGGAGCAGGAAGCCCGGAAAAAGCAGAGGCGATGTGAGGAGCTG GAACTGCAGCTGAGAGAAGCCCAGAACGAGAATGCCCGCCTCGTGGAGGAGAATTCTCGGCTCAGTGGGAGAGCCACGGAAAAAGAGCAG GTGGAGTGGGAGAATGCAGAGCTGAGGGGCCAGCTCCTGGGGGTGACACAGGAGAGGGACTCGGCCCTTCGCAAGAGCCAGGGCCTGCAGAGCAAGCTGGAGAGCCTGGAGCAGGTGCTGAAG CACATGCGGGAGGTGGCCCAGAGGAGGCAGCAGCTCGAGGTGGAGCATGAGCAGGCTCGGATCAGCCtgcaggagaagcaggaggaggtcCGGAGGCTgcagcag GCCCAGGCAGAAGCCAAGAGGGAACATGAAGGGGCTGTGCAGCTGCTGGAG TCGACCCTGGATTCCATGCAG GTCCGGGTTCGAGAGCTGGAAGAGCAGTGCCGCAGCCAAACAGAGCGCTTCAGCCTCCTGGCACAGGAGCTCCAGGCCTTCCGCCTGCACCCTGGCCCCTTGGATCTACTCACCTCTGCCTTGGGCTACAGTACCCTTGGGGaccacccaccacccccctgcTGCTgctctaccccccacccctgccgtgGGTCTGGCCCCAAAG ACCTTGACCTCCCTCCGGGCTCTCCTGGGCGCTGCACCCCAAAGTCTTCTGAGCCTGCCCCTGCAACCGTTGTCGGGGTCCCTCGAAGGACGGCCAAGAAGGCAGAGTCCCTCTCCAACTCCTCTCGCTCTGAATCCGTCCACAACAGCCCTAAGTCATGCCCCACACCCGAG GTGGACACAGCCAGTGAGGTGGAGGAGCTGGAGGCAGACAGTGTCTCCCTGCTCCCAGCAGCACCGGAGGGCAGCCGCGGAGGAGCCAGGATCCAGGTGTTCCTAGCACGCTATAG CTACAACCCCTTCGAGGGCCCCAATGAGAACCCAGAGGCAGAGCTTCCGCTTACTGCTGGCGAGTACATCTACATCTATGGCAACATGGACGAGGATGGCTTTTTTGAAG GGGAGCTCATGGATGGCCGAAGGGGCCTGGTCCCTTCCAATTTTGTAGAGCGTGTGTCCGACGATGACCTCCTGACCTCCCTCCCTCCGGAGCTGGCCGATTTGTCCCACAGCTCAGGCCCCGAACTCAGTTTCCTGAGTGCAGGCGGGGGTGGCAGCAGTAGCGGGGGCCAGAGCAGCGGGGGACGCAGCCAGCCCAGACCTGAGGACGAGGCTGCGGGGGACGAGCTCAGTCTGAGCCCCCAGACTGAGGGCCTGGGCGGGCCCCCTGCTGTGCCTTACCCACGGGGTCTGGTGGTCCTCAGGCAGCTGGCCCACAGTGTGGTGCTGGCCTGGGAGCCGCCTCCTGAGCGAGTGGAGTTACGCGGCTACCATATCTGCGTGAACGGGGAGCTGCATCAGGCCCTGGGGCCGGGGGTGCCCCCCAAGGCTGTGCTCGAGAACCTGGACCTGCGGGCCGGGCCCCTCCGTGTTTCTGTGCAGGCCCTGACCAGCCAGGGCAGCTCCGACCCTCTGCGCTGTTGCTTGGTGGTGGGTACCCGGGCCGGGGTGGTACCTAGCCAGCTGCGGGTCCATCGACTGACAGCCACGTCTGCTGAGATCACCTGGGTGCCCGGCAATAGCAACTTGGCCCATGCCGTCTACCTCAATGGGGAAGAGTGCCCCCCTGCCCGCCCCAGCACCTACTGGGCCACCTTCTGTCACCTGCGGCCTGGTACTCTCTATCAGGCCCGAGTGGAGGCTCAGCTCCCACCTCGAGAGTCCTGGGAACCAGGCTGGGAAAGGCCGGAGCAGCGGGCTGCCACCCTGCAGTTCACCACACTCCCAGCAG GCCCACCTGATGCCCCCCTGGATGTGCAGATTGAGCCGGGACCCTCCCCTGGAATCTTGATCATCAGCTGGCTCCCAGTAACAATTGATGCTGCTGGCACTTCCAATGGCGTCCGGGTCACAGGCTATGCCATCTATGCTGATGCGCAAAAG ATCATGGAGGTGGCGTCCCCCACGGCAGGCAGCGTGCTGGTGGAGCTGTCCCAGCTGCAGCTGATGCAAGTGTGCCGTGAGGTGGCTGTGCGCACCATGTCACCCCACGGCGAGTCAGCTGACTCCATTCCAGCTCCTGTCCCCCCAGCCCTAGTGGCAGCCTGCCTACCAGCCACGGTCTCTTGCCCCTCACCGCAGCCGGGCTCGGAAGCCAGACCACCCCTTGCTCCAGCCTCCCCGGGGCCTGGAGACCCCCGCTCTCCCCTCCGGCGCCCTGACCCCCACGGAACTCGAGAGCCCCCTGGGGCCCCCCCAGCAAGCCCTCCCGGAGAGGCAGCAAAAGGATCCCCCGAGGAGCCCCCAGCACCTTGCTCCCAG gaggaggctggggcagcTGTGCTGGGCACCTCAGAGGACGGGAGGGCCCGCGAGCCAGCTGTGGGAGAGAGAGCTCCTGACCCTGCAGCTTCACCGCTGGCCCAGGAAGAGGCCCTTCTGGCACCCTGCTCCACCCAAGGAGCTCTCGCCCAGCGGGTGCCCTGTGCTGAGGCCTGCCGCGGAGGAGAGGCAGGGTCTGGGCTGAGGCCCAGGACTGAG AGGGAGGACACGGCAGAGCTCGGGGTCCGTCTGGTGAACTCCCTTGTGGACCATGGCCGCAATTCCGATCTCTCAGACAtccaagaggaggaggaggaggaggaggaggaggaggaagaggacctGAGTTCCAGGACTTGCTCTTTCCAGAAGCAGGTTGTTGGCAACAGCATCGGGGAGAATGGGGCCAAG ccccagccccagcctgaccCCTTCTGTGAGACCGACAGTGACGAGGAGATCTTGGAGCAGATCCTGGAGCTGCCTCTCCAGCAGTTCTGCAGCAAGAAGCTTTTTAGCATCCccgaagaggaagaagaggaggacgAGGAAGATGAGGGGGAGGATGAGGAAGACGAGGAGAGGCCAGGGGCAGGCTGTTCTTCTCGAGACCCCGGCCCACCCGAGTCTGCATTGCTGGGGCTGGGCTGTGACAGTGGTCAGCCTCGAGGACCTGGCCTGTGTCCCTTGTCTCCAGAGCCCTGCAGGGGTGGGGACCGCCTGGAAGACATACTTGGACTAGTTGGTGGAAGCATCCGGAGGAAAGGAAGTGGCTCCCCTGAGAAGCCCCCAAACCGCAGGCGGTCCCCAGATCCCCGTGAACACTGCAGCCGACTTCTCAGCAACGGCGGGCCCCAGGCCTCCGGACGACCGGGCCCCACACGGGAGAGGGGCAGCCCCCCTGTGGGCGAGGGGACCAAGGGTGTGCCAGAGGCTGGTGGGAGAGGGCGGCCGGCCCCTTCCCGGAGATGCTCCCGTGGCCGGGCTCCAGAATCTAGCCTGGCCAGCTGCTTCTCCCCCAAGTGCTTGGAAATCAGCATCGAATATGATTCTGAGGACGAGCAGGAGGCGGGCAGCGGTGGCATCAGCATCACCAGCTCCTGCTACCCTGGAGATGGGGAGGCCTGGGGCACGGCCCCCATAGGAAGGTCCAGGGGGCCTCTGAAGGCCAATTCGGGCCCCACCCCCTACCCACGCCTTTCGGCTTGGGAGAAGGGGGAGCCAGAGCGGAGAGGCCGTGGTGCGACTGGCAGAGCCAAGGAGCCACCCTCCCGG GCAACAGAGACTGGGGAGCCCAGAGGGCAGGACAGCTCTGGGCGGAGGGGCCCCCTGCGGAGAGgggcccaggcccccaggacgGGCGGTACCGAGTTGG CCTCTCTGAGGAGCCCCCCGGCAGAAGCGCCGGTTTACCAGGACCTACCTGTCCGGGCCTTTGTGGCTCTGTTTGACTATGACCCGGTGTCAATGTCACCCAACCCTGACGCTGGGGAAGAGGAGCTCCCCTTCCGGGAGGGCCAGATCCTGAAG GTGTTTGGGGACAAGGATGCCGATGGCTTCTACCGCGGTGAAGGTGGGGGTCGGACAGGCTACATCCCCTGCAACATGGTGGCTGAGGTGGCTGTGGACAGTCCCACAGAGAGACAGCAGCTGCTCCAGCGGGGTTATTTGTCCCCAGATATTCTCACTGAAGGCTCAG GGAATGGTCCCTTTGTGTACTCTACAGCCCGCACAGCTGGGCCTCCCCCCAAGCCCCGCCGCTCCAAGAAAG CTGAGGCAGAAGGCTCTGCCCAACTCTGTGCAG GCCACCCCCAGCAGGTCTCCTCTGCCAGCTTGAAATCCTCCCGTTCCATGGTGGCTGCATTTGACTACAACCCTCGGGAGAGCTCCCCCAACATGGATGTGGAG GACTGGGCCAGCTCAGCACAAGGGCCCCTACTGCCCAGAGTCTGGTCCTGTGCCCCTGGCCCTGGCAGCTTCCCCACAATTGAACTGGGGGGGCCACAGGGCACAAGCGAGAAGGTGTGGGGTCTCCTCTCCAAGGGAAAGCAGCTCCTAAGGAAACTGGGCTCTGGGAAGAAGGAGTGA